The Fructilactobacillus myrtifloralis genome segment GGCGCCCGTTTTTAAGAGTGTAATTTTACGAAAATGGGGAAAATGCATAACTAGTCCTTTGGGTCCTCATTATTTAACGGCGTGTTACAAAACTTGCTTGGCAATGAAGGTAGCATACTTTGGTACTCCTGTTTGATTGGGATGAGCCTGATCGTCATAGAGCCAGTCAGGGTGCTTAGCAACGTAATCATTCCAATCAATGACATAGAAGTGGGGTTGTTTCTGCTGTGTTTTTTGAAGCAACTCGTTGTTTTGATTTTGCCAAGGTTGGGAAGGAATGTGGTTATTAATCCAGAAAACGTGGCGGTTGGGGCCAGCAATTTTACAAACTTCACTGATTGTTTCTGGTTTAATCGCACCATTAGTTCCTAATCCAATGATAACATTTTTTCCCAGTAATCCCTGACTTTCCATGGTTTTTAGGGAAGCAATGGCGGCATCCGGCTGGCGTGAAACCTGCGCATCAATGTAGAGCTGCGGGAAAATCTTTTGGAGATCATCGCGTCCTGCTAGCATAACGGAATCACCAACGGCACTTCCAGAAAGTTGTTGGGCTTGTTTTAACTGCGCCTTAGTTAGGCCGTCCTTTTGAATCTTGGCTGCATCAGTTGAGGTGCTTTTAACCTTTTTTCCGCTTTTAATTTGCTGGGCCAGCTTTTTGTTATACTGCTTTTCTTGTTTGGTATTTTTCTGAATTTGTTTGGCAAGGGGAGAGTGGTTGGCGACCTTTGGATCCACAATGGTTGACTGGATGACGCCTACGCTCCCACACACGATAATGAAAGCTAGTAGAAGTCGTCTGAAGGTGATTTGGGCGAAGAAAGCGGATAAACGCCGTAAAGCGTTGCGGTAGTCATAGTGGCTGAAAGGGACCTCCACGTACCGATACGATAATTCGGAGATGGCGAGGACGAGAGCGATTTCGATTCCAGCATACAACCACGGGTGGGCAGCCAAGTTTGGCACCTTGTCACCGAAAAAGACAAAGACCGGAAGTTGGTAGACGTAGATTTCATAGCTTCGTGACCCAATCCAGTCAAAGACCGGATTGGTTAGTGCGCGGTTCCACATGCCAGGGATAGCAACAATGGCCCACATTGCGAGCACGGTTAAGACCGAGAAGAGGAACATGCCGCCCCGGTAGAGGAACGCCGATTGGGCACCAACCGTGAGGATGATGAGCGCCATTCCACCGATTCCTAGGGCACCAACCAGGGCAAAGAAGAGGCGTTGGTGGTGGTTCGGGTGCTGAAGCACATGACTACTAGGCCAAAGGACAGCTAATGCGGCTCCAAGTAGAATCGAGAACATGCGGGTATCCGTTCCGTAGTAAACGCGACTAGGATCTACACCCGGATGGAACAGGAGCGCCATTAAGATGCCGGACCCGATGGAAAGGAGGAGGGCAATTATGAGGACACTACGATTGCTTTGACGGCGGTTTTTAAACCAGCGGAGCAGGAATAAGACGATCAGTGGCCAGATTAGATAAAACTGACCTTCGATTGAGAGCGTCCAGAGGTGGGTAAAGGGTGATTCGGAACCGGCAAATTTTTGAAAGTAGGATTGCCCGTTGGCAATCTCAAACCAGTTGTAAACGTAAGTTAAGTTGGTTAGAATACTCTGCCACAGGTTGGCAAGCAGGTTTCGTTGAAAGAACGTAATGTAACCGGCAGTTGCAAATAACATGACGATCAAAGTGGGGTAGAGCCGCTTAAGGCGTTTATACCAAAAATGACCGTAATGAAATTGACCCGTGGTGTGATATTCGTTTAAGAGGTGATCGGTAACTAGATAACCAGACAGGGTTAAGAAGACTGGGACCCCTAAATAACCACCGCTAAAGATGGTGGGATTGAAGTGATACAGAATCACGCAAATTACCGCTAACGCTCGTAGACCGGTAAATCCGGTAATAAAGCGATAGTTAGGACGCTCAGTTGGCATAGTTGGGGAAACCTCTTTTGCAAAATTTATTTGACACGCCTTTAATGATATAACCGTGTGAACGCCGTTACAATAGCAAATGTAAAATTAAGAAAAAAAAAAGAACCCGTCGCGA includes the following:
- a CDS encoding acyltransferase family protein, producing MPTERPNYRFITGFTGLRALAVICVILYHFNPTIFSGGYLGVPVFLTLSGYLVTDHLLNEYHTTGQFHYGHFWYKRLKRLYPTLIVMLFATAGYITFFQRNLLANLWQSILTNLTYVYNWFEIANGQSYFQKFAGSESPFTHLWTLSIEGQFYLIWPLIVLFLLRWFKNRRQSNRSVLIIALLLSIGSGILMALLFHPGVDPSRVYYGTDTRMFSILLGAALAVLWPSSHVLQHPNHHQRLFFALVGALGIGGMALIILTVGAQSAFLYRGGMFLFSVLTVLAMWAIVAIPGMWNRALTNPVFDWIGSRSYEIYVYQLPVFVFFGDKVPNLAAHPWLYAGIEIALVLAISELSYRYVEVPFSHYDYRNALRRLSAFFAQITFRRLLLAFIIVCGSVGVIQSTIVDPKVANHSPLAKQIQKNTKQEKQYNKKLAQQIKSGKKVKSTSTDAAKIQKDGLTKAQLKQAQQLSGSAVGDSVMLAGRDDLQKIFPQLYIDAQVSRQPDAAIASLKTMESQGLLGKNVIIGLGTNGAIKPETISEVCKIAGPNRHVFWINNHIPSQPWQNQNNELLQKTQQKQPHFYVIDWNDYVAKHPDWLYDDQAHPNQTGVPKYATFIAKQVL